One window from the genome of Moraxella nasibovis encodes:
- a CDS encoding inorganic diphosphatase yields MADFNQILDAGDVAGGVINVVVEIPAGSNHKIEWNRELACFELDRVEPIAFAKPCNYGFIPQTLDEDGDELDALIFTEQPLTTGIFLKAKVLGVMKFVDDGEVDDKIIVVPADDRNNGNAYNSLEDLPAQFIKQLEFHFNHYKDLKKAGTTKVEGFFGIDEAKAVIVESQKRWTEK; encoded by the coding sequence ATGGCAGATTTTAACCAAATTTTAGACGCAGGCGATGTGGCTGGCGGCGTGATCAATGTCGTTGTGGAAATCCCAGCAGGCTCAAATCACAAGATTGAGTGGAACCGTGAGTTGGCGTGCTTTGAGCTTGACCGTGTTGAGCCGATCGCTTTTGCCAAGCCTTGCAACTACGGCTTTATCCCACAAACCCTAGACGAAGACGGCGATGAGCTGGACGCATTAATTTTCACCGAACAGCCACTGACCACAGGCATTTTCCTAAAAGCCAAAGTCTTGGGCGTGATGAAATTTGTTGATGATGGCGAAGTAGATGATAAAATCATCGTCGTGCCAGCAGACGACCGCAACAACGGCAATGCTTACAACTCACTAGAAGACTTGCCAGCCCAATTCATCAAACAGCTAGAATTTCACTTCAACCACTACAAAGACCTAAAAAAAGCAGGTACAACCAAGGTTGAAGGTTTCTTTGGCATTGATGAGGCCAAAGCGGTCATCGTAGAGAGTCAAAAACGCTGGACTGAAAAATAA
- a CDS encoding IS110 family transposase, producing MTYYVGIDVSKHKLDVAWLKELSTMKVKTKVFNNHFDDFEHIIHWLKTNLGASVSFNDIHLIMEATGVYHEPLAYYLHDLGFKVSIINPAFVKHYADSLGVRQKTDKKDSIVLARYGRATHPDAWIAPSIEARHLKSLLSRLDALNEDLQREENRKEKAEVADTTPIVKQSIDEMIVALKLAISKLNDDIDTHINNHPKLKEEQTLLQSIKGVGQVVSRQMLSLFNTKQFNNAKQVSAFLGLIPKQQESGLFKGRSRLAKTGNAQLRAKLYMAAVVATKYNPDIKDQYERLQQNGKCKMQALCACMRKLVQICFGVIKHQTPYTPQVRIDNMA from the coding sequence ATGACTTATTATGTTGGTATTGATGTTAGCAAGCACAAGCTGGATGTGGCTTGGCTTAAAGAGTTAAGTACAATGAAAGTCAAAACCAAAGTCTTTAATAATCACTTTGATGACTTTGAACACATCATTCATTGGCTTAAAACCAATCTTGGTGCAAGTGTCAGCTTTAACGACATTCATCTTATTATGGAAGCCACAGGGGTATATCACGAACCTTTGGCGTATTATTTACACGATTTAGGCTTTAAAGTCTCTATCATCAATCCTGCCTTTGTCAAACACTATGCGGACAGTTTAGGCGTAAGACAAAAGACAGATAAAAAAGACAGTATTGTCCTTGCCAGATATGGCAGAGCCACCCACCCTGATGCTTGGATTGCCCCAAGTATTGAAGCTCGTCATTTAAAGTCTTTGCTTTCTCGTCTTGATGCTCTAAATGAAGACTTACAGCGAGAAGAAAACCGCAAAGAAAAAGCAGAAGTGGCAGACACAACCCCCATTGTTAAACAATCCATTGACGAGATGATTGTGGCATTAAAATTGGCAATCAGCAAATTAAACGATGACATTGACACTCATATCAACAACCACCCCAAACTTAAAGAAGAGCAAACACTCTTACAAAGCATCAAAGGAGTGGGACAGGTGGTGTCAAGACAAATGCTTAGTTTGTTTAATACCAAACAATTTAACAATGCCAAACAAGTCTCTGCTTTTTTAGGGTTGATTCCCAAACAACAAGAATCAGGATTGTTTAAAGGCAGATCAAGACTTGCCAAAACAGGCAATGCTCAATTAAGAGCTAAGCTGTATATGGCAGCAGTCGTTGCCACCAAGTACAATCCAGACATTAAAGACCAATACGAACGCTTACAACAAAATGGCAAATGCAAAATGCAAGCTTTATGTGCTTGTATGCGTAAATTGGTGCAAATCTGCTTTGGTGTGATCAAACACCAAACTCCCTACACCCCACAAGTTAGGATAGATAATATGGCTTGA
- a CDS encoding inner membrane-spanning protein YciB, whose translation MKALFDYIPLIVFFYLYKTTDQTNPHHPLLDVFGLTGATTNNHIIVATLGLSLATLVVYGFLFVNQKFRLEKQQVFVLLMTVVFGGLTLAFRDDFYIRLKAVLINLGFAFALAVSPLFLNKQSAIEKFLSPVFALSVNGWRKLHWAWVGFFVLMAGLHAFFAFVFMGGVYWGEFTAFGDMIVMVIFMAAMFYALRNHIRKDNVKP comes from the coding sequence ATGAAAGCCTTATTTGACTACATTCCCCTCATCGTCTTTTTTTATCTTTACAAGACCACCGACCAGACCAATCCGCACCATCCTTTGCTTGATGTGTTTGGCTTGACGGGGGCGACGACGAACAATCACATCATCGTCGCAACGCTGGGGCTGAGTCTGGCGACGCTCGTGGTGTATGGCTTTTTGTTTGTTAATCAAAAGTTTCGCCTTGAAAAACAGCAGGTTTTCGTGCTGCTCATGACGGTGGTCTTTGGCGGCTTGACTTTGGCATTTAGAGATGATTTTTACATTCGCCTAAAAGCTGTTTTGATTAACTTAGGCTTTGCCTTTGCATTGGCGGTGTCACCACTGTTTTTGAACAAACAATCCGCCATTGAAAAATTTCTCTCACCTGTCTTTGCGCTCAGTGTTAATGGCTGGCGAAAGCTGCATTGGGCGTGGGTGGGGTTTTTTGTGCTGATGGCAGGCCTGCATGCTTTTTTTGCCTTTGTGTTCATGGGCGGCGTGTACTGGGGTGAGTTCACTGCTTTTGGCGACATGATTGTGATGGTGATTTTTATGGCGGCGATGTTTTATGCGTTAAGAAATCACATTCGCAAGGATAATGTCAAGCCTTAA
- the lipB gene encoding lipoyl(octanoyl) transferase LipB — MTHSAISLDLATLDNQDLQWERLHTSTHIHAEYNHTHDAMLSCILARIDAKKYGKTTPDELWVVEHQDVYTLGQAGKEEHILYHTGTPIIKTDRGGQVTWHGTGQLVVYWLWDLHTLGLGVRDLVSHAEQAIEDVVSEYLPDELTAKARKDAPGVYVYNNDGDMLGKIASLGFKIKQGHSYHGIAINLSNDLTAFNAINPCGYAGMSMVKLASFGKFTADDTHAFIQKFIKNIQLRHEGIIALRAI, encoded by the coding sequence ATGACTCATTCTGCCATTTCGCTTGATTTAGCCACGCTTGACAACCAAGATTTACAGTGGGAACGACTACATACCAGCACGCACATTCACGCTGAGTATAACCACACGCATGATGCGATGCTGTCTTGCATTTTGGCACGCATTGACGCAAAAAAATACGGTAAAACCACGCCTGATGAGCTGTGGGTTGTCGAGCATCAAGATGTCTATACACTTGGGCAGGCGGGCAAAGAAGAGCATATTTTGTACCACACTGGCACACCCATCATCAAAACCGACCGTGGCGGACAGGTGACTTGGCACGGCACAGGGCAACTTGTGGTGTATTGGCTGTGGGATTTGCACACGCTTGGGCTTGGCGTGCGTGATTTGGTCAGCCATGCCGAGCAAGCGATTGAAGATGTGGTGAGCGAATATTTGCCAGATGAGCTGACTGCCAAGGCTCGCAAGGACGCCCCTGGTGTGTATGTCTATAATAATGATGGCGATATGCTTGGCAAAATCGCAAGCCTAGGCTTTAAAATCAAGCAAGGACACAGCTATCATGGCATCGCCATCAACCTAAGCAATGATTTGACCGCCTTTAACGCCATCAATCCGTGTGGCTATGCGGGCATGAGCATGGTCAAACTGGCAAGCTTTGGCAAATTTACCGCCGATGACACGCACGCCTTTATTCAAAAATTCATTAAAAATATTCAGCTTAGGCATGAAGGAATAATTGCACTTAGAGCGATTTAA
- a CDS encoding cytochrome c yields the protein MLKVRILLYLTGIALITACQPNPAPPSESTHESTKESTKEPASKTAIKARRDLMHRWGKAHDVIKNMHKQPDTFNAALLTEKVAMINNSKSQMWLYFNDDTKGNRVNRLVSQNRTDFQAQSDEFDALIESLYQASKQAKNINDVKPTLDKIHASCKNCHKTYKKL from the coding sequence ATGCTAAAAGTACGAATTTTACTATATCTTACTGGCATTGCGCTTATCACCGCTTGCCAGCCAAACCCTGCACCACCAAGCGAATCCACACACGAATCTACAAAAGAATCTACAAAAGAACCCGCCAGCAAAACCGCCATCAAAGCCAGACGAGACCTGATGCACCGATGGGGCAAGGCGCATGATGTCATCAAAAACATGCACAAACAGCCCGACACTTTTAATGCTGCCCTGCTGACCGAAAAAGTCGCCATGATCAATAACAGCAAATCTCAAATGTGGCTTTATTTTAATGACGACACTAAGGGCAACCGAGTCAATCGCTTAGTCAGTCAAAACCGCACAGATTTTCAAGCGCAATCAGATGAATTTGATGCACTCATAGAAAGCCTTTACCAAGCCAGTAAACAAGCCAAAAACATTAATGATGTCAAGCCCACGCTTGATAAAATCCATGCCAGCTGCAAAAACTGCCACAAAACCTACAAAAAGTTGTAA
- a CDS encoding SLC13 family permease translates to MVQPTQQKDFSLETDYQHNDNHTPPSGKVRKDVIKGVVITTIAAIIAYFMATSILPFEPLVNKGLALATFIGILWLTEAIHITATAILVPMLAIFIGIPEFDTKKALASFADPIIFVFFGGFALAAALHVQKLDRKIAFGIVSLAGGHLGRAIVLIFGATALLSMWISNTATAAMMLPLAVGLLSHVDSQKDRNTFIFVLLGIAYSASIGGIGALVGSPPNGIAAKELGLDFVGWMKFGLPVMLVMLPTLLIAMYFVLRPKLNLRVSVEREDIPWTMPRILTIVVFLITAFSWIFGKQLGDAFGFKSPDTVIALFAAVAVLLLGLVSWKQVSDNTDWGVLMLFGGGIALSDIMRSTGASAVLAEQISGGLAGASALVVILAVSAFIIFLTEFTSNTASAALLVPLFAPIGAALGLPEQVLVMVIGIGASCAFMMPVATPPNAIVMGTGHVRQGDMMKVGFFLNLIAVVIVTIMAYLFWM, encoded by the coding sequence ATGGTTCAACCAACTCAACAAAAAGATTTCTCATTAGAGACTGATTATCAGCATAATGATAATCACACTCCACCGTCAGGTAAGGTACGAAAAGATGTGATCAAAGGCGTCGTCATCACCACCATCGCTGCGATCATCGCTTATTTTATGGCGACAAGCATTTTGCCATTTGAGCCTCTGGTCAATAAAGGCTTGGCGCTGGCGACATTCATCGGTATTTTGTGGCTGACAGAGGCGATTCACATCACCGCCACCGCCATCTTAGTGCCGATGCTGGCGATTTTTATTGGCATTCCAGAGTTTGACACCAAAAAAGCACTGGCAAGTTTTGCCGACCCCATCATCTTCGTGTTCTTTGGTGGTTTTGCGCTGGCGGCAGCACTTCATGTCCAAAAGCTAGACCGTAAAATCGCCTTTGGCATCGTCAGTCTGGCTGGGGGTCATCTGGGTCGAGCGATCGTGCTGATCTTTGGTGCGACTGCATTATTGTCAATGTGGATCAGTAATACCGCAACGGCAGCGATGATGTTGCCATTGGCAGTCGGTCTGTTAAGCCATGTTGACAGCCAAAAAGACCGCAACACCTTTATTTTTGTACTGCTAGGCATCGCATATTCAGCGTCTATCGGTGGTATTGGCGCTTTGGTTGGCTCACCACCAAACGGCATCGCTGCCAAAGAGCTTGGTCTTGACTTTGTGGGCTGGATGAAATTTGGTCTGCCTGTGATGCTTGTGATGTTGCCAACGCTACTGATTGCCATGTACTTTGTGCTGCGTCCTAAGCTAAACCTTAGAGTGAGCGTCGAGCGTGAAGACATCCCTTGGACAATGCCACGCATTCTGACCATCGTGGTGTTTTTGATCACGGCATTTAGCTGGATTTTTGGCAAGCAGTTGGGTGATGCCTTTGGCTTTAAGTCGCCAGATACGGTGATTGCCCTGTTTGCTGCGGTGGCAGTATTGCTGCTTGGTTTGGTGAGCTGGAAGCAAGTGTCGGACAACACCGACTGGGGCGTACTCATGCTGTTTGGCGGTGGTATTGCCCTGTCTGACATCATGAGAAGTACCGGTGCATCTGCGGTGCTTGCTGAGCAGATTTCTGGCGGTCTGGCGGGTGCATCTGCACTTGTGGTCATTCTTGCGGTGTCAGCTTTCATCATTTTCTTGACTGAGTTTACCAGTAATACCGCATCGGCAGCATTGCTTGTGCCACTATTTGCACCAATCGGCGCTGCGCTTGGCTTGCCTGAGCAGGTGTTGGTCATGGTTATTGGTATCGGGGCATCTTGCGCCTTCATGATGCCTGTCGCCACGCCGCCAAACGCCATCGTCATGGGTACAGGTCATGTGCGTCAAGGCGACATGATGAAGGTGGGCTTCTTCCTAAATCTCATAGCGGTCGTCATCGTCACCATCATGGCGTATCTATTTTGGATGTAA
- the xseB gene encoding exodeoxyribonuclease VII small subunit has product MTTAPSTFKDAYHILKTNAEQLEKSDELDIDNLVTTVEESIAAYKICQERILAVEQALAKAFDDESV; this is encoded by the coding sequence ATGACCACAGCACCAAGCACCTTTAAAGACGCTTATCATATTTTAAAAACCAATGCCGAACAGTTAGAAAAGTCAGACGAGCTAGACATTGACAATCTGGTGACCACCGTTGAAGAGTCCATCGCCGCCTACAAAATTTGCCAAGAACGCATTTTGGCGGTAGAGCAAGCCTTAGCAAAGGCATTTGATGACGAATCGGTTTGA
- a CDS encoding YciI family protein, which yields MPLFAIIGHDVADSTAKRAEIRPAHLERLTALHAQNRLVIAGPTPIAHGKPAMSGSFIIAHFDDLAQAQAWANDEPYLHGGVYSHVEIKPFIQALPKVDS from the coding sequence ATGCCATTATTTGCCATCATCGGTCATGATGTCGCCGACAGTACCGCCAAGCGAGCTGAGATTCGCCCTGCTCATTTAGAGCGCCTCACCGCCCTTCATGCCCAAAATCGTCTGGTCATCGCAGGCCCCACACCCATCGCTCACGGCAAGCCTGCCATGAGTGGCAGCTTTATCATTGCACACTTTGACGACTTGGCACAGGCGCAAGCTTGGGCAAATGATGAGCCTTATTTGCATGGTGGTGTGTACAGCCATGTGGAGATTAAGCCTTTCATTCAAGCCTTGCCAAAAGTAGATTCATGA
- a CDS encoding NAD-dependent succinate-semialdehyde dehydrogenase, translating into MQLQNPTLFRQHALINHEWRQSAHGKRIDVTNPFDQTIIGSIPDLSADEVRDAVQFAKDAQKAWADKTAFERGEILHRWADLIDQNIDDLALIMTTEQGKPLKESKGEIGYANSFIRWFAEEGKRIYGDTIPAKHAKLRHIVLKQPIGVCAAITPWNFPAAMITRKVAPALASGCTMIVRPDSQTPFSALALGELAIQAGLPKGVLQIVTGEAKVIGSVLTEHPDIKKLSFTGSTQVGKLLMAQSASTLKKLSLELGGNAPFIIFDDANIDKAIEGVMSSKYRNAGQTCVCANRIYVQRGIFDEFVSLFKQKVEALSVGSGLDDPDLGCLINEKAIKNTQELLKDALDKGATLITGGTPHPKHPACFLPTVVTDITSQMRIAHEEIFAPIAALYPFDTESEVIAQANDTPYGLAAYFYTDNHARSWRVTERLEYGMVAQNTGLLSTEVAPFGGVKESGFGREGSKYGMDEYVTTKYWCLDIGE; encoded by the coding sequence ATGCAGCTACAAAACCCCACCTTATTTCGTCAGCACGCACTCATCAACCACGAATGGCGCCAATCAGCGCACGGCAAGCGCATTGATGTTACCAATCCTTTTGACCAGACCATCATCGGCAGCATTCCTGACCTGTCAGCAGATGAAGTCAGGGATGCTGTGCAGTTCGCCAAAGACGCACAGAAAGCTTGGGCGGATAAGACCGCCTTTGAACGAGGCGAGATTTTGCACCGCTGGGCGGATTTGATTGACCAAAACATCGATGATTTGGCGCTCATCATGACCACCGAGCAAGGCAAACCGCTCAAAGAATCCAAAGGCGAGATCGGCTATGCCAACAGCTTTATCCGCTGGTTTGCCGAAGAAGGCAAGCGCATTTATGGCGACACCATACCCGCCAAGCACGCCAAACTCCGCCACATCGTCCTAAAACAGCCCATCGGCGTCTGTGCCGCCATCACCCCTTGGAACTTTCCAGCAGCGATGATTACTCGCAAAGTCGCACCAGCGTTGGCATCAGGCTGTACGATGATTGTCCGACCAGACAGCCAAACGCCTTTTTCCGCCCTAGCTCTGGGCGAGCTTGCCATTCAAGCAGGTCTGCCAAAAGGCGTATTACAAATCGTCACAGGCGAAGCCAAGGTCATCGGCAGTGTGCTGACTGAACATCCCGACATCAAAAAACTGTCATTCACTGGCTCCACCCAAGTGGGCAAACTACTCATGGCACAGTCTGCATCCACACTCAAAAAACTCTCGCTAGAATTGGGCGGCAATGCACCATTCATCATCTTTGACGATGCCAATATTGACAAAGCCATCGAAGGCGTGATGAGCTCAAAATACCGCAATGCAGGGCAAACTTGCGTCTGTGCCAATCGCATTTATGTACAGCGAGGCATTTTTGATGAATTTGTCAGTCTATTTAAGCAAAAAGTCGAAGCGCTGTCGGTAGGTAGCGGACTTGACGACCCTGATTTGGGCTGCTTAATCAATGAAAAAGCCATCAAAAATACCCAAGAGCTACTCAAAGACGCCCTAGACAAGGGCGCAACGCTCATCACAGGTGGCACGCCCCACCCCAAGCACCCAGCGTGCTTTTTGCCGACCGTCGTGACAGACATTACCAGTCAGATGCGTATCGCTCACGAAGAGATTTTTGCACCGATTGCCGCCCTTTATCCTTTTGATACAGAAAGCGAGGTCATCGCACAGGCGAACGATACGCCCTATGGCTTGGCGGCGTATTTTTATACAGACAATCACGCACGCTCATGGCGAGTAACGGAGCGCCTAGAATACGGCATGGTCGCCCAAAACACAGGACTGCTGTCCACCGAAGTCGCCCCCTTTGGCGGGGTTAAAGAATCTGGCTTTGGGCGTGAAGGTTCAAAATATGGCATGGATGAATATGTAACGACCAAATACTGGTGCTTGGACATTGGCGAATGA
- the pncB gene encoding nicotinate phosphoribosyltransferase has product MQTAKPIITSLLDNDLYKFTMLQAMLHQFPQTHGVYRFRCRNNDQLAFDLGDIKDDVETQLDFLCSLKFKQDELDYLRSLRFIKTDFVDYLELFQLKRRFIKVWADDENRLNIEIEGAMIQAMFFEIFVLAIVNQLYYERLNDNHAISEGQKRLDEKVRILKHYEMLQQSDLKNPPFTVADFGTRRRYSKDWHYHVVKTLAKESPSIFRGTSNVYLAKELGLTPIGTMAHEFMQAFQALDVRLRDSQKAALEAWVREYRGDLGIALTDVVGMDAFLRDFDLYFAKLFDGLRHDSGDPYEWGDKAIRHYQMLKIDPKTKSLTFSDGLTLEKAWDLHQYFKERIKTGFGIGTNLTNDVGLTQLNIVLKLVQCNGQPVAKLSDSPGKTMIDDDTYLAYLRQVFGIDGE; this is encoded by the coding sequence ATGCAAACCGCCAAGCCCATCATTACTTCGTTATTAGATAATGATTTGTACAAATTCACCATGCTCCAAGCCATGCTACACCAGTTTCCCCAGACGCATGGTGTGTATCGTTTTCGCTGTCGCAATAACGACCAGCTTGCTTTTGATTTGGGCGACATTAAAGATGATGTAGAGACTCAGCTTGACTTTTTGTGTTCGCTCAAATTCAAACAAGACGAGCTGGATTATCTTAGAAGTTTGCGGTTTATTAAGACGGATTTTGTGGATTATTTGGAGCTGTTTCAATTAAAACGCCGATTCATCAAGGTCTGGGCGGACGATGAAAATCGCCTAAACATTGAGATTGAAGGAGCGATGATTCAGGCGATGTTCTTTGAGATTTTTGTGCTTGCCATTGTCAATCAGCTGTATTATGAGCGACTCAATGACAATCACGCCATCAGCGAAGGACAAAAACGGCTTGATGAAAAAGTGCGAATTTTAAAGCATTATGAAATGCTGCAACAATCCGACCTAAAAAATCCGCCTTTTACGGTGGCAGATTTTGGCACTCGTCGCCGTTATTCAAAAGATTGGCATTATCATGTGGTCAAAACGCTTGCCAAAGAGTCGCCATCTATTTTTCGTGGCACGAGCAATGTTTATCTTGCCAAAGAGCTGGGGCTGACCCCAATTGGTACGATGGCACATGAGTTCATGCAGGCGTTTCAGGCATTAGATGTGCGTCTAAGAGACAGCCAAAAGGCGGCTTTGGAGGCGTGGGTGCGTGAATACCGTGGCGATTTGGGCATTGCTTTGACCGATGTGGTGGGCATGGACGCATTTTTAAGGGATTTTGATTTGTACTTTGCCAAGCTGTTTGACGGTCTGCGTCATGACTCTGGCGATCCGTACGAATGGGGTGATAAGGCGATTCGTCACTACCAGATGCTAAAAATCGATCCAAAAACCAAAAGTCTGACTTTCAGTGATGGACTGACCTTAGAAAAGGCATGGGATTTGCACCAATATTTTAAAGAGCGTATCAAAACAGGCTTTGGCATCGGCACAAATCTTACCAATGATGTGGGGCTGACGCAGTTAAATATCGTGTTAAAGCTCGTGCAGTGCAACGGTCAGCCAGTCGCCAAGCTCTCTGACAGCCCTGGCAAGACCATGATTGATGACGATACTTATTTGGCGTATTTACGACAAGTATTTGGCATTGATGGTGAGTAA
- a CDS encoding REP-associated tyrosine transposase: MKYRRHYEPNKSYFFTLNLADRSSDLLLRHIDELRHAFKIVKQQRPFDIDAIVILPDHLHMLCTFDDDCDYSTRIRLIKSYFSQKLPKTERISTSRQKKQERGIWQRRFWEHCIKDEQDFNFHVDYIHINPVKHGLVSKVSDWQYSSFHRYVQQGILPKEWGG; this comes from the coding sequence ATGAAATATCGCCGACATTACGAGCCAAATAAAAGCTATTTTTTCACCCTAAATCTGGCAGATCGATCCAGTGATTTGCTGTTAAGGCACATCGATGAGCTGCGTCATGCCTTTAAAATCGTCAAGCAGCAGCGCCCATTTGACATTGACGCTATCGTGATATTGCCAGACCATCTGCACATGCTATGCACCTTTGATGATGATTGTGATTATTCCACACGCATTCGTCTGATCAAATCTTATTTTTCTCAAAAACTCCCCAAAACAGAACGAATTTCAACAAGTCGGCAAAAAAAGCAAGAAAGGGGCATTTGGCAAAGACGCTTTTGGGAGCATTGCATCAAAGACGAGCAAGATTTTAATTTTCATGTTGATTATATCCACATCAACCCTGTAAAACACGGTCTAGTGAGCAAGGTGTCAGATTGGCAATATTCATCATTTCATCGGTATGTTCAGCAGGGAATTTTACCAAAAGAGTGGGGCGGCTGA
- the mnmD gene encoding tRNA (5-methylaminomethyl-2-thiouridine)(34)-methyltransferase MnmD yields MQQVQHAVIDWQTDHQGNTVPTSSHFDDVYFSHAGGLDESHYVFVLGNDLPQRFSNLTEHQTFVVAETGFGTGLNFLAVCQLWDELKGKNKLADGARLHFISTEKYPLSRHDLQKALAAWQDTNKNAAILALSQALIKDYPLPLAGCHRIDIRDDIVLDLWLGDAKDSFETLYKTQMMQATGAKINAWFLDGFAPSKNMDLWSDALFELIKNLSAQDATLATFTAAGFVRRGLMAAGFEMSKRQGFGRKREMLTGKLLSDESDESAQPSPTHLPTRPKHIAIIGAGVSGLCAAYALAQRGIRITLLDKDAPLAGASGNPCAMFAPKLSLIEQAAHHLSTVSFLYASRFYDKLNQIDAVYAKLGAVDFLLPTQKNYDKLCALVTPYPDELIHQIEPIYPNQPIHTFVPKAGLISPKNLATSVLAHPLISWQQAHITKINSDAGITLIGDDPSTPAITADQAIITAGFESHRLHKALFNPRKIRGQVSWLDIDQPAFDLLPDHPIKYDGYCAKFSQDGKPKFLMGASFVRNCIDTDIKVAEHEFNMGKLADSLPSISAIIEPHTAQMKGRASIRAQTPDYHPIIGQIDCHIYAMYGMGSKGFTFAPLCGEVLAAMICGETLPISHELLAKISPNRVRLATPLTDNET; encoded by the coding sequence ATGCAGCAAGTACAGCACGCCGTCATCGACTGGCAAACCGACCATCAGGGCAACACCGTACCCACATCAAGCCACTTTGATGATGTGTATTTTTCACATGCAGGCGGTCTGGATGAGAGTCATTATGTCTTTGTTTTGGGTAATGACTTGCCACAAAGATTCTCCAATTTGACCGAGCATCAGACTTTTGTTGTGGCGGAGACTGGCTTTGGCACTGGGCTAAATTTCCTTGCTGTCTGTCAGCTGTGGGACGAGCTTAAGGGTAAAAATAAGCTTGCCGATGGCGCTCGCCTGCACTTTATCAGCACAGAAAAATACCCGCTAAGCCGCCACGACCTTCAAAAGGCGCTTGCCGCTTGGCAAGACACTAATAAAAACGCCGCCATTTTGGCACTCTCTCAGGCGCTCATCAAAGACTATCCTTTACCACTGGCAGGCTGTCACCGCATTGACATTCGTGATGACATCGTGCTTGATTTGTGGCTGGGCGACGCCAAAGACAGCTTTGAGACGCTTTATAAGACCCAAATGATGCAGGCAACTGGCGCAAAAATCAACGCATGGTTTTTGGACGGCTTTGCACCCAGTAAGAATATGGATCTTTGGTCGGATGCGCTGTTTGAACTCATAAAAAATCTATCCGCCCAAGATGCCACACTCGCCACTTTCACTGCGGCAGGATTTGTTCGTCGTGGCTTGATGGCTGCCGGATTTGAGATGAGTAAAAGACAAGGCTTTGGGCGTAAGCGAGAGATGCTTACCGGCAAGCTTTTGTCAGATGAGTCAGATGAGTCAGCCCAGCCATCACCGACACACCTGCCCACAAGACCCAAGCACATCGCCATCATCGGCGCAGGCGTGAGCGGTCTGTGTGCAGCGTACGCCCTTGCCCAGCGTGGCATTCGCATTACCTTGCTTGACAAAGACGCACCTTTGGCAGGCGCATCGGGCAATCCTTGTGCCATGTTTGCGCCCAAGCTGTCGCTCATTGAACAGGCAGCGCACCACTTATCGACCGTGTCATTTTTATACGCATCACGATTTTATGACAAGCTCAATCAAATCGACGCTGTGTACGCCAAGCTTGGTGCGGTGGATTTTTTATTACCCACCCAAAAAAACTACGACAAACTTTGTGCACTTGTCACCCCCTACCCTGATGAGCTGATTCATCAGATTGAGCCGATTTATCCCAATCAGCCCATTCACACTTTCGTGCCAAAGGCAGGTCTGATCAGCCCAAAAAATCTGGCGACATCCGTCCTTGCTCATCCGCTGATCTCATGGCAACAAGCCCACATCACAAAAATCAACAGCGATGCAGGCATCACCCTTATTGGCGACGACCCAAGCACGCCTGCCATCACAGCAGATCAAGCCATCATCACCGCAGGTTTTGAAAGTCATCGGCTGCACAAAGCGTTATTCAACCCACGCAAAATCCGTGGGCAAGTTTCGTGGCTTGACATCGACCAGCCAGCCTTCGACCTCCTGCCAGACCACCCCATCAAATACGATGGCTACTGCGCCAAATTCAGCCAAGATGGCAAACCTAAGTTTTTGATGGGTGCAAGTTTTGTGCGAAATTGTATCGATACCGACATCAAGGTCGCCGAGCATGAGTTTAATATGGGCAAATTGGCAGACAGTCTGCCAAGTATCAGCGCCATCATCGAGCCGCACACCGCACAGATGAAAGGGCGTGCCAGTATTCGTGCGCAAACACCCGACTACCACCCCATCATCGGGCAAATCGACTGCCATATTTACGCCATGTACGGCATGGGCTCTAAGGGCTTTACCTTTGCGCCTTTATGCGGTGAAGTGTTGGCGGCGATGATTTGCGGTGAGACCCTACCCATCTCTCATGAGCTGCTTGCCAAGATCAGCCCCAATCGAGTACGCCTTGCCACGCCACTAACAGACAATGAAACATAG